A region of the Chelatococcus sp. YT9 genome:
GGAGCTGTCATTTGGCAGGAAGCGAATCTCGACCGTCTCCCATGCAGGCTTGTCGCCCCAGTAGTTCTCGTTCGCAGTCATGATGACGCGATCGTCGGGTGTATACGATTTGAACTTGTACGGGCCGCTGCCGAGCACCCCCTGCCCCGTCACGAATTTGTCGGAGGTCAGGCCCTCGGTCGCCTTTTTGCTGACGATGAAGACATTGGTCAGGTCAGCGAGGAGCAGCGGATAAGGAGCAGCCGTCTTCAGCTGAATCGTGTGCTCATCAATGATCTTCTTCTCGACAATCGGGCGGGTATAGATAGTGAAGCTCGAGGGGCTGTTCGGGATGGTCGCAGGTCTATCCAGGGACCAAACCACGTCTTCCGCAGTCACAGGCGAGCCATCGCTGAACTTCGCGGGCCGCAGCTTGAATTCCCAGGTGGTGTCGTCAACGAGGCGCCACGACTCGGCCAGTGCCGGGACAATGTGGCTGTCCGGATCCATCTGGACCAGTGTGTCGAACATGTTGCGTGAGACAGCAATGTTCTGGCTCGCGTTGTGAAACTGGGGATCCAGGGTTGTCGCTGGCGCGCTGAAGCCGATTTTCAGATCGGCCGCCCAGCCTGGCGCGGGAAGAGAGGCGAGAACCGCGAAGGCCGTGGCCTGCAACACAGTCGAGATGCCTGTCATTCTCATTGAGAGACCCCTCTTGGCACGTTTGGTCATTTGATCAAGACCGTTTTGATAGGCAATGAGTGTAAACATAGATTGCCGGCACGTAAATGCTTCAAGCTTGAAATTGGTCTTGCAGTTCTGACGCCAGTGTCTAGGCTCCTAGCGCAAGTATCACAGGCAGGAAGACGGCAGCATCGCTCGCCGGAACAGCGCTGAGGTGATGGTGCGCATAAGTGGGGAACGACACTGTTCATGGTCAAGGCATGGGTTCCCAGGCGGCGCCAGCAACGCGGCACTCTGTGATCGACGAGCAATATCGGCATACCAACATGCGGCTCGCAGGCCGCAACTCTGAAGGCAGGAACAGCTCATGCAGCCTTGTGATCTCCCGGCGATCGAGGCCCGCCGCCTTATCGGTGCACGACGACTTTCCCCCGTGGAGCTGTTAGAAAGTTGTATCACGCGCATCGAAGCTGTTGACCATGCCGTCAACGCCATGGTCACCCGGGATTTCGAGCGCGCACGCGAGGCAGCGCGCGCGGCAGAGGCCGCCGTTACGCGGGGGGAACGCCTCGGACCGCTGCACGGCCTGCCGATCGGAATCAAGGACACGTCCGAGACCGGCGGGCTGCGCACGACGTTCGGCAGCCCTATTTTCAAGGACCACGTACCCGATGCCGACGAGCGCTTCGTCGCGCTCATCCGGCAGGCCGGCGGTATCGTGATCGGCAAGACGAACGTTCCGGAATGGGCGGCGGGCGGCAACACCCGCAACCCTGTCTTCGGCGCGACAGGCAACCCCTTCGATCCCACGCGTTCCGCAGCGGGCTCCTCCGGCGGCTCCGCGGTTGCTCTCGCCTGCGGCATGGTGCCGTTGGCCTCTGGGTCGGACACGGGCGGTTCGCTGCGCAACCCGGCCGCTTTCTGCGGTGTCGTTGGTTTCCGTCCCACCCCGGGGCTCATCCCCAGCGAGAAGCGCGGAGCGGCTTGGCTGCAGATCTCGACCCTGGGGCCCATGGCCCGGACCGTCAATGATGTGGCGATGCTGTTGTCCGTCATGATGGGCGAGGACAACCGGGATCCGCTGTCGGCCGTCGTTCCGGGCGAGACCCTGCGCAACCCGGCACATTATGCTGATCTCCCCGAAGTCGATCTGACGACATTACGTGTGGCAATCACACCGGACTTCGGCTTCGCTCCTACGGAGCATCAGGTCGCCGCGACACTTTCGCAAAAGACGGGTTTGTTTCGCTCCGTCTTCCGTGAGGCGGCTGATACGACGCCGGATTGCACGGGAGCGGACGACATCTTCGCGGTGCTGCGCGCGGTCGCGGCGCTCGCCATGTTCGGCCCGCTGGCCGCCAAGTACCCTGACCAGCTCGGGCCCAATATCAAGGATAACATCGCCGAGGGTGACGGCTACAGCGCGCGTGACGTGGCGGTTGCGATGAACGCCCAGACTGCGATGCACCGCCGCTGGCAGGCGTTCTACAAGAACTACGACGTCATACTCGCGCCGAGTGTCACCATCAGCCCGAGACCGTGGCGTGAGCTCTATCCCCGCGAGATCAATGGCAACCCCACGCGCAGCTATTACCATTGGTTGGCCTGCGCCTACGCGGCAACCCTG
Encoded here:
- a CDS encoding amidase family protein — encoded protein: MQPCDLPAIEARRLIGARRLSPVELLESCITRIEAVDHAVNAMVTRDFERAREAARAAEAAVTRGERLGPLHGLPIGIKDTSETGGLRTTFGSPIFKDHVPDADERFVALIRQAGGIVIGKTNVPEWAAGGNTRNPVFGATGNPFDPTRSAAGSSGGSAVALACGMVPLASGSDTGGSLRNPAAFCGVVGFRPTPGLIPSEKRGAAWLQISTLGPMARTVNDVAMLLSVMMGEDNRDPLSAVVPGETLRNPAHYADLPEVDLTTLRVAITPDFGFAPTEHQVAATLSQKTGLFRSVFREAADTTPDCTGADDIFAVLRAVAALAMFGPLAAKYPDQLGPNIKDNIAEGDGYSARDVAVAMNAQTAMHRRWQAFYKNYDVILAPSVTISPRPWRELYPREINGNPTRSYYHWLACAYAATLPGHPAVSLPVGLDGNGMPFGLQVIGPRGGDRFTLGVAAALERHLSGDSRTARPLPDIKALEAAPAICDADGFYAFD